The following coding sequences are from one Roseburia hominis A2-183 window:
- a CDS encoding Fic family protein — protein sequence MRQFDYTKKWKKMLTPEIVRYLTTIHEYKGEQRLIAEHHADVLESLVEVAKIQSTESSNKIEGIYTSDECLKKNVLDKTMPKTRNEREIAGYRDVLNTIHENFPHIPIRKSSSNRSPDDNTFIFASLRTTGD from the coding sequence ATGAGACAATTTGATTACACGAAAAAATGGAAAAAAATGCTTACGCCAGAAATCGTGCGTTACCTTACAACAATTCATGAATACAAGGGGGAACAGCGCTTAATTGCGGAACACCATGCGGATGTATTAGAAAGTCTTGTTGAGGTGGCTAAGATTCAAAGTACAGAGAGTTCTAATAAAATTGAGGGTATCTATACTTCTGATGAATGTTTGAAAAAGAATGTTTTGGATAAGACAATGCCAAAGACAAGAAATGAGCGTGAGATTGCAGGATATAGGGATGTGCTTAACACAATACACGAGAATTTCCCTCACATTCCAATCCGTAAAAGTTCGTCCAACAGATCGCCCGATGACAACACCTTTATTTTTGCTTCGTTGCGTACAACTGGGGATTAG
- a CDS encoding type II toxin-antitoxin system RelB/DinJ family antitoxin yields the protein MATKSANVYARIEPDVKEQAEGILAALGIPASNAINMFYKQIILQRGLPFEVKMPSARPVDVSALSEAQMNAELEKGYADMQAGRTRSAKSVFADLRKDYNL from the coding sequence ATGGCAACGAAATCAGCAAATGTATACGCACGCATTGAGCCTGATGTAAAAGAACAGGCAGAAGGAATCTTAGCAGCATTAGGAATTCCTGCATCCAATGCAATAAATATGTTTTACAAACAAATTATTCTTCAAAGAGGACTTCCTTTTGAAGTGAAAATGCCATCCGCTCGTCCTGTAGACGTTAGTGCATTATCAGAAGCACAGATGAATGCAGAACTAGAGAAAGGATATGCGGATATGCAGGCTGGTCGCACTAGATCAGCAAAATCTGTTTTTGCTGATCTCCGCAAGGATTACAATTTATGA
- a CDS encoding type II toxin-antitoxin system RelE/ParE family toxin, translating to MIYDIVISDQAEIDLRGILEYIAFELQAPENASGQLDRLEACIMDLDHMPKRYRQYELEPWKSRGLRVAPVDNYLILYIPDDDTQVVTIIRVMYGGRDVDTQLNRFTKTK from the coding sequence ATGATTTATGATATCGTGATTTCAGATCAGGCCGAGATAGACCTTCGTGGAATCTTGGAATACATTGCTTTTGAACTGCAGGCACCAGAAAATGCAAGTGGTCAGCTTGATAGGCTTGAAGCATGTATTATGGATCTTGATCATATGCCGAAGAGATATCGACAATATGAATTGGAACCATGGAAAAGTCGAGGGCTACGCGTAGCGCCAGTAGACAATTATCTTATTCTATATATTCCGGATGATGATACACAAGTGGTTACGATTATCCGTGTTATGTACGGTGGACGAGATGTGGATACGCAATTAAACAGATTTACAAAAACAAAATAA
- a CDS encoding type II toxin-antitoxin system RelE/ParE family toxin, whose product MNYKVVQTETADAQIRKIILYVAENFGREVALEKLEELERNLLDLGKYPQKCVELRYLVLKRQGYKVLVLEKNLVFYKINEEKQEAIIYAVVDHRPDYLNIIRGL is encoded by the coding sequence TTGAATTATAAAGTTGTCCAGACAGAAACTGCAGATGCTCAGATCCGAAAGATTATTTTGTATGTAGCAGAAAACTTTGGAAGGGAAGTTGCACTTGAAAAACTTGAAGAATTAGAACGGAATCTTCTTGACTTAGGCAAGTATCCGCAAAAATGTGTAGAACTTCGTTATCTGGTGCTTAAAAGACAGGGGTATAAAGTACTGGTACTTGAGAAAAATCTTGTGTTTTACAAGATAAATGAGGAGAAGCAGGAAGCTATTATTTATGCTGTCGTAGACCATAGACCGGATTATTTGAACATCATCCGGGGATTGTAA